In one window of Frigoriglobus tundricola DNA:
- a CDS encoding class I tRNA ligase family protein, which yields MPFEKVETSVDFPSQERVILQFWADNGIFEKRKQLNAGKPKWSFLDGPITANNPMGVHHAWGRTYKDLYNRYFAMSGHELRYQNGFDCQGLWVEVEVEKSLGLKSKRDIENLVPGDPEASIDKFVRACKDRVNTFARVQTEQSVRLGYWMDWDRTDADWAKKPDERKSYFTMSEENNYTIWSFLKKCHGKGLISRGYDVMPWCGRCGVGISEQEMKEGYKLVEHRACFVKFPLKSRPGENLLVWTTTPWTLTSNVGAAVNPDLTYLQVKLKGEVYYVAKNAFKLNRMESSSEAGGDDDETEGGGKKTRPWLKEVPHLNSIEQHFKSKAGKGDSYEIVGEVRGADMLGWAYTGPFDDLPAQNHEYGFPEEVAKVTKQSGRWPATTAANAHRVISGGKDVTETEGTGIVHTAPGCGAIDYVWGKENGLPPVAPIGDDGVFVPGFGPLEGKNAADATTADAVFEQLKATDRLFVTERYVHRYPHCWRCKTELLYRLVDEWFINMGPKHTEEGFRGAIMKVVDRVTFLPESINGKARERDWLWNMGDWMISKKRFWGLALPIWVDETDPNDFEVIGSYAELKERAVEGWSEFEGHTPHRPWVDKVKIRSRKTNRLMSRISDVGNPWLDAGIVGFSTLKYNTDRAYWEKWYPADFVTESFPGQFRNWFYALLAMSTMMSDGQPPFKTLFGHGLVKDQYGNAMSKSSGNSIEFVAAADEGGEIKDPKGKPLPFNAIGADVMRWMYCRANPAANLNFGPEPANEVRSKVFFKLWNTYAMFCNYATGDGFDPAAPAVPVAERQDVDRWLLSNLELLVKEAREAYESYNVMAFALACEEFIESDLSNWYVRRNKDRLHSKNAELDATGRKDKNAAYQTLYTTLTTLCKLMAPCVPFVTEAMWKNLRLPTDPESVHLCAFPHADETLVDAPLSEDMKAVQRVISLGLSARQAAKLNVRQPLAELVASPGSDADRRAVARFPDLIIDELNVKAVRLHDAAAGPLLTASARLNKKSAGGKLGAKLKEAEEALAAADAADLAARLLRGPVEVTGVALDKADFAIEFAAHAGWCGVADQGTQVAISTTITEALKLEGLARDVVRQVQNARKDAKLDLLDKIALHLGTEAPELAKAIGTHRDTIGTAVQATQWSDAPLTGAGAHTATVKIDGHPLAIALQKA from the coding sequence ATGCCGTTCGAGAAGGTCGAAACGTCGGTCGATTTCCCGAGCCAGGAGCGCGTGATCCTCCAGTTCTGGGCCGACAACGGCATTTTCGAAAAGCGGAAACAGCTCAACGCCGGCAAGCCGAAGTGGAGCTTCCTCGACGGCCCGATCACCGCGAACAACCCGATGGGCGTCCACCACGCCTGGGGCCGCACGTACAAGGATCTGTACAACCGATATTTTGCGATGAGCGGGCACGAACTCCGGTACCAGAACGGGTTCGACTGCCAGGGGCTGTGGGTGGAAGTGGAAGTCGAGAAGTCGCTCGGCCTCAAGAGCAAGCGCGACATCGAGAACCTCGTGCCGGGCGACCCGGAAGCGAGCATCGACAAGTTCGTGCGGGCGTGCAAGGACCGCGTGAACACGTTCGCCCGCGTGCAGACCGAGCAGAGCGTCCGGCTCGGCTACTGGATGGACTGGGACCGCACCGACGCCGACTGGGCCAAGAAGCCGGACGAGCGGAAGTCGTACTTCACGATGAGTGAGGAGAACAACTACACGATCTGGTCGTTCCTCAAGAAGTGTCACGGCAAGGGGCTGATCTCGCGCGGCTACGACGTGATGCCGTGGTGCGGCCGGTGCGGCGTCGGCATCTCCGAGCAGGAGATGAAGGAGGGCTACAAGCTCGTCGAGCACCGCGCGTGCTTCGTCAAGTTCCCGCTCAAGAGCCGTCCGGGCGAGAACCTGCTCGTCTGGACCACGACGCCGTGGACGCTCACGAGTAACGTCGGCGCCGCGGTGAACCCCGACCTCACGTACCTCCAGGTGAAGTTGAAGGGCGAGGTGTACTACGTCGCCAAGAATGCGTTCAAGCTGAACCGCATGGAGTCGTCGAGCGAAGCCGGTGGCGACGACGACGAGACGGAAGGCGGCGGTAAGAAGACGCGCCCGTGGCTGAAGGAGGTGCCGCACCTCAACAGCATCGAGCAGCACTTCAAATCCAAGGCCGGCAAAGGCGACTCGTACGAGATCGTCGGTGAGGTGAGGGGCGCGGACATGCTCGGCTGGGCGTACACCGGCCCGTTCGACGACCTCCCGGCGCAGAACCACGAGTACGGTTTCCCGGAGGAGGTCGCGAAGGTCACGAAGCAGAGCGGGCGGTGGCCCGCGACGACGGCGGCGAACGCGCACCGCGTCATCTCCGGCGGCAAGGACGTCACCGAGACGGAAGGCACGGGCATCGTCCACACCGCGCCGGGCTGCGGGGCCATCGACTACGTGTGGGGCAAGGAGAACGGCCTGCCGCCGGTCGCGCCGATCGGCGACGACGGCGTGTTCGTGCCCGGCTTCGGCCCGCTCGAGGGCAAGAACGCGGCCGACGCGACCACCGCGGACGCAGTGTTCGAGCAACTGAAGGCAACCGACCGGCTGTTCGTCACGGAGCGCTACGTCCACCGCTACCCGCACTGCTGGCGGTGCAAAACGGAGCTGCTCTACCGGCTCGTGGACGAGTGGTTCATCAACATGGGGCCGAAACACACGGAAGAGGGCTTCCGCGGCGCCATCATGAAGGTGGTGGACCGGGTCACGTTCCTGCCGGAGAGCATCAACGGTAAGGCCCGCGAGCGTGACTGGCTCTGGAACATGGGCGACTGGATGATCTCCAAGAAGCGCTTCTGGGGGCTCGCGCTGCCGATCTGGGTGGACGAGACCGACCCGAACGACTTCGAGGTCATCGGCAGTTACGCAGAGCTAAAAGAGCGTGCGGTTGAGGGCTGGTCCGAGTTCGAGGGCCACACACCGCACCGGCCGTGGGTCGACAAGGTGAAGATCCGCAGCCGGAAGACCAATCGTCTAATGTCGCGCATCTCGGACGTGGGCAACCCGTGGCTGGACGCCGGCATCGTCGGCTTCTCCACGCTGAAGTACAACACGGACCGCGCGTACTGGGAGAAGTGGTACCCGGCCGACTTCGTCACGGAGAGCTTCCCGGGCCAGTTCCGCAACTGGTTCTACGCGCTGTTGGCGATGTCCACCATGATGAGCGACGGCCAACCGCCGTTCAAGACGCTGTTCGGCCACGGGCTCGTGAAGGACCAGTACGGCAACGCGATGAGTAAGAGCAGCGGGAACTCCATCGAGTTCGTCGCCGCGGCCGACGAGGGCGGCGAGATCAAAGACCCGAAGGGGAAGCCGCTGCCGTTCAATGCGATCGGCGCGGACGTGATGCGGTGGATGTACTGTCGGGCGAACCCGGCCGCGAACCTCAACTTCGGCCCGGAGCCGGCGAACGAGGTGCGGTCGAAGGTGTTCTTCAAGTTGTGGAACACCTATGCGATGTTCTGCAACTACGCCACCGGCGACGGCTTCGACCCGGCCGCGCCGGCCGTGCCGGTCGCGGAGCGCCAGGACGTGGACCGCTGGCTGCTCTCCAACCTGGAGTTGCTCGTCAAGGAGGCGCGCGAAGCCTACGAGAGCTACAACGTGATGGCCTTCGCGCTGGCGTGCGAAGAGTTCATCGAGAGCGATCTGTCGAACTGGTACGTGCGGCGCAACAAGGACCGGCTCCACAGCAAGAACGCCGAACTGGACGCCACCGGCCGCAAGGACAAGAACGCGGCGTACCAAACGCTCTACACGACGCTCACGACGCTGTGCAAGCTCATGGCGCCGTGCGTCCCGTTCGTGACGGAGGCGATGTGGAAGAACCTGCGCCTGCCCACCGACCCCGAGAGCGTTCACCTGTGCGCCTTCCCGCACGCCGACGAGACGCTCGTGGACGCGCCGCTCTCGGAGGACATGAAAGCCGTTCAGCGGGTGATCTCGCTCGGCCTGTCGGCGCGCCAGGCGGCGAAACTGAACGTGCGACAACCGCTCGCGGAACTGGTCGCGTCGCCCGGTTCTGATGCGGACCGGCGGGCCGTGGCCCGCTTCCCGGACCTCATCATCGACGAACTGAACGTGAAGGCCGTGCGGTTGCACGATGCGGCCGCCGGTCCGCTGCTGACGGCGTCGGCGCGGCTCAACAAGAAGAGCGCGGGTGGCAAGCTCGGCGCGAAGCTCAAGGAGGCGGAAGAGGCTCTCGCGGCGGCCGACGCCGCGGACCTCGCCGCCCGGCTGTTGCGCGGGCCGGTGGAGGTGACCGGCGTGGCACTGGACAAGGCGGATTTCGCGATCGAATTCGCCGCACATGCTGGCTGGTGCGGGGTCGCGGACCAGGGCACGCAGGTGGCGATCAGCACCACCATCACCGAAGCGCTCAAGCTCGAAGGGCTGGCGCGCGACGTGGTGCGGCAGGTGCAGAACGCCCGCAAGGACGCGAAGCTCGACCTGCTCGACAAGATCGCGCTGCACCTGGGGACCGAGGCCCCGGAACTCGCGAAGGCCATCGGCACGCACCGCGACACCATCGGAACCGCCGTGCAGGCGACGCAGTGGAGCGACGCCCCACTCACCGGCGCCGGTGCTCACACCGCAACGGTGAAGATCGACGGCCACCCGCTCGCGATTGCGTTGCAGAAGGCGTGA
- a CDS encoding TIGR03067 domain-containing protein, whose protein sequence is MNRVTVTRVVFTVACGVLVASGEATRAADPPADPPAELPGCWKLVSTEANGKSSDPLGGGQPRWVVKGDKVFYGGAEIARFTADPSTTPRVLDLTCRDPERVHEGIYAVEKDTLKVCLNKRTEGAKDRPSQFVTKDQEDWVLLVFEREKAAPEDATEGLAAFAGVVLQKDEDKKAVVVAAPLKGSPAEKAGLKKGDAVLKVGATAATDLETAVKAVRAAKPGTALEFRIDRDGKEQTITVKVGVLPFHWVAGLG, encoded by the coding sequence ATGAATCGCGTCACCGTCACGAGGGTTGTGTTCACGGTCGCGTGTGGGGTACTCGTCGCCTCCGGCGAGGCCACCCGGGCGGCCGACCCGCCCGCGGACCCGCCGGCCGAGCTTCCAGGCTGTTGGAAGCTCGTTTCGACCGAGGCCAACGGGAAATCGAGCGATCCGCTCGGGGGCGGTCAGCCGCGCTGGGTCGTCAAGGGTGACAAGGTATTCTACGGCGGGGCGGAAATCGCTCGGTTCACCGCCGACCCGTCCACGACCCCCCGCGTCCTCGATCTCACGTGCCGCGACCCGGAGCGGGTCCACGAGGGGATCTACGCCGTTGAAAAGGACACCCTGAAGGTGTGCCTCAACAAGCGAACCGAGGGGGCGAAGGACCGGCCGAGCCAGTTCGTCACCAAGGATCAGGAGGATTGGGTGCTGCTCGTGTTCGAGCGCGAGAAAGCGGCCCCGGAGGACGCGACCGAGGGGCTGGCGGCGTTCGCGGGGGTCGTCCTACAGAAGGACGAGGACAAAAAGGCCGTGGTGGTGGCCGCGCCGCTCAAGGGCAGCCCGGCGGAGAAGGCGGGCCTGAAGAAAGGCGACGCGGTGCTCAAGGTCGGCGCGACCGCCGCAACGGATCTGGAGACCGCGGTCAAGGCGGTCCGGGCCGCCAAGCCGGGCACGGCCCTCGAATTCCGTATCGACCGCGACGGCAAGGAGCAGACGATCACCGTCAAGGTCGGCGTGCTGCCGTTCCACTGGGTCGCGGGGCTGGGGTGA